A genomic region of Phenylobacterium parvum contains the following coding sequences:
- the gluQRS gene encoding tRNA glutamyl-Q(34) synthetase GluQRS: MAKPVFRFAPSPTGRLHRGHAFSALTARRAADSAGGRFRLRIEDIDRTRCRPEFEAGILEDLTWLGVGWDGPVLRQSDRSAAYEAALSRLSEAGLTYQCFRTRRELAEAMTRAPHGDEAVFLGERLPDAEVQRRLDAGEAFAWRLDVREASRRAGPLTFLEAGAGPFSETGLSKVSPEAAGDIVLARKDIGVAYHLAVVVDDAHQEVTHVVRGCDLFAATGVQRLLQALLGLPEPVYRHHRLLVGPDGKRYAKRDRAETLQALREQGVSPDQLIAELDLDGDR; encoded by the coding sequence GTGGCTAAACCCGTCTTCAGGTTCGCCCCCTCCCCGACGGGCCGCCTCCACCGGGGGCACGCCTTTTCGGCCCTCACCGCGCGGCGGGCCGCGGATTCAGCCGGAGGACGGTTCCGGCTTCGTATCGAGGACATCGACCGCACCCGTTGCCGGCCGGAATTTGAGGCGGGAATCCTCGAGGACCTGACCTGGCTGGGAGTCGGGTGGGATGGCCCGGTCCTGCGACAGTCTGACCGGTCCGCAGCCTACGAGGCGGCCCTTTCGCGGCTGTCGGAGGCGGGGCTCACCTACCAGTGTTTCCGGACTCGCCGGGAACTGGCTGAAGCCATGACCCGCGCACCGCATGGGGACGAGGCTGTCTTCCTCGGCGAACGCCTGCCGGACGCCGAAGTCCAGCGCCGCCTAGACGCCGGCGAGGCCTTCGCATGGCGGCTCGACGTCCGGGAAGCGTCGCGACGGGCGGGGCCCCTCACCTTCCTTGAAGCGGGCGCCGGGCCATTCAGCGAGACCGGCCTGAGCAAGGTGAGCCCGGAGGCGGCCGGCGACATCGTGCTGGCGCGCAAGGACATAGGGGTCGCCTACCATCTCGCCGTGGTGGTGGACGACGCCCACCAGGAGGTTACGCACGTCGTTCGCGGATGCGACCTCTTTGCGGCCACAGGGGTGCAGAGACTGCTCCAGGCCCTCCTGGGCCTGCCCGAACCGGTCTACAGGCACCACCGGCTGCTGGTCGGACCCGATGGAAAGCGCTACGCCAAGAGGGATCGTGCGGAGACCCTGCAGGCGCTTCGCGAACAGGGCGTCAGCCCGGACCAGCTTATCGCGGAGCTCGACCTTGACGGAGATCGCTGA